One segment of Shewanella piezotolerans WP3 DNA contains the following:
- a CDS encoding beta-ketoacyl-[acyl-carrier-protein] synthase family protein, with protein MNSKTAIAITQIGLCTPLGDSPAAVLNNLISANIDGMKWRDDLMLERPALVGEVSSVLQSLAIKWQRFDTRNNQIALVAAKQIEPQVIAAKEQYGADRVAVIIGTSTSGIATGEQALALYSQDGEFPAGYDYAQQELGDSSLFLQHYFGLCGPCLTVSTACSSSAKAFASARRMLNANLCDIAIVGGVDSLCQLTLNGFNSLESISKGHCQPFSLNRDGINIGEGAALFLLARATEQDEILLTGVGESSDAYHISAPHPDGIGAKAAMQSALKMAQLAPEQISYLNLHGTATPKNDAMESRAVNTVFNHHPPVCSSTKPLVGHTLGAAGAIEAAFCYLLLSDLNIDGQLPPQVWDGQQDPNNPALPIVAQGDCAPLQHVMSNSFAFGGSNASLILSRNRPTTERANTDV; from the coding sequence GTGAACTCAAAGACTGCAATAGCAATAACTCAAATAGGTTTATGTACGCCTTTAGGTGACAGTCCAGCCGCCGTGCTTAATAACCTAATTAGCGCCAACATTGATGGTATGAAATGGCGTGACGACTTGATGCTTGAACGCCCTGCACTTGTGGGTGAAGTCAGCAGCGTATTGCAATCATTAGCCATTAAATGGCAGCGTTTTGATACCCGCAATAATCAAATAGCCTTAGTCGCGGCTAAACAGATTGAACCGCAAGTCATAGCAGCCAAAGAGCAATATGGCGCAGATAGAGTGGCGGTAATCATCGGCACCAGCACTTCAGGCATTGCCACAGGTGAGCAAGCTCTCGCCCTGTATAGCCAAGATGGTGAGTTTCCAGCAGGATACGATTATGCGCAGCAAGAGCTAGGTGACAGTAGCCTGTTTTTACAGCATTACTTTGGCCTCTGCGGCCCTTGTTTGACCGTTTCAACAGCCTGCTCTTCAAGTGCTAAAGCGTTTGCTAGCGCCCGCAGAATGCTTAATGCCAATCTTTGTGATATCGCTATTGTTGGCGGTGTCGACTCCCTGTGCCAATTAACCCTCAATGGTTTTAACTCGCTTGAGTCAATTTCTAAAGGGCATTGTCAGCCTTTTAGCCTCAACCGTGATGGTATCAATATTGGTGAAGGGGCAGCGCTATTTCTGTTAGCGCGCGCAACTGAGCAAGATGAAATACTATTGACAGGTGTAGGTGAATCAAGCGACGCCTACCATATCTCCGCGCCACACCCAGACGGGATTGGTGCTAAAGCTGCAATGCAATCAGCGCTAAAAATGGCGCAGTTAGCGCCGGAGCAAATTAGCTACTTAAACTTGCACGGCACTGCGACACCCAAAAATGATGCGATGGAAAGCCGCGCCGTTAACACGGTATTTAATCATCATCCACCAGTATGCAGTTCAACTAAACCGTTAGTCGGCCATACCTTAGGAGCAGCAGGTGCGATTGAAGCGGCATTTTGTTATCTACTACTTAGTGATTTGAATATTGATGGTCAATTGCCTCCACAAGTGTGGGACGGACAACAAGATCCCAATAATCCAGCATTACCTATAGTCGCTCAAGGGGATTGTGCTCCACTACAGCATGTTATGAGTAACTCTTTCGCCTTTGGCGGCAGTAATGCCAGCCTAATTCTTAGCAGGAATAGACCAACAACCGAGCGAGCGAATACAGATGTTTGA
- a CDS encoding DUF3261 domain-containing protein encodes MPQLGYRLKTFAIVGLLLLTGCSQTLQRQTCVELPSDVNYCLAPIAASSQSQLTPIIERSLTQKATIKTQSSQHELLTQLELAAQQLTLVGLAPLGQPLFTLTYDGHQLISEQSTLLGSQFKAEYLLAIMQLIYWDEDSINQHLQNGYIQGYNCDAGYCRKLYADKQHGAVGDKPIVRISYSQRDLWSANVKLNIDAANFELIINPL; translated from the coding sequence ATGCCGCAGCTAGGGTATCGATTAAAAACATTCGCCATTGTTGGGCTGCTGCTATTAACGGGTTGTAGCCAAACTCTGCAAAGACAGACCTGCGTTGAGCTTCCAAGCGATGTTAATTATTGCTTAGCGCCGATAGCGGCTAGCAGTCAGAGTCAACTGACGCCTATTATTGAGCGTAGTCTGACACAAAAAGCCACCATCAAAACTCAGTCAAGCCAGCATGAATTATTAACTCAACTTGAGCTTGCTGCACAGCAGTTAACCTTAGTTGGCTTAGCCCCTCTAGGGCAGCCATTATTCACACTCACTTATGACGGTCATCAGCTCATTAGTGAGCAAAGTACATTGCTCGGTTCGCAATTCAAAGCAGAGTATCTGCTTGCCATTATGCAGCTTATCTACTGGGATGAAGACAGTATCAATCAGCATTTACAAAATGGTTATATACAAGGCTATAATTGCGATGCAGGCTATTGCCGAAAGCTTTATGCCGATAAGCAACACGGTGCTGTTGGCGATAAGCCGATTGTCAGGATTAGTTATAGTCAGCGGGACCTTTGGTCAGCAAACGTTAAACTCAATATAGATGCAGCGAACTTTGAGCTCATCATCAACCCGTTATAA
- a CDS encoding NAD(P)/FAD-dependent oxidoreductase, with protein MLSTHVHQNTKSVEEVDVAIIGAGPSGSIAASLLHAQGKRVLVLEKQHFPRFSIGESLLPCCMQVIAEANMLDAVNQAGFQYKNGAAFRCGDQYTTFDFEDKFSQGPGTTFQVERAKFDKLLADEATKQGVEIRYGQSVESVDLTNAPQLTVNREAGESYRVNAKFILDASGFGRVLPRLLELGKPSSLPTRTAVFNHIQDNITCSDFDRNKILISVHPQNQDIWYWLIPFSDGRCSIGVVAEPHLLGDLTANLDDVLLEMVSQEPGLKRLLANAELINECGILKGYSANVTTLANQKFALLGNAGEFLDPVFSSGVTIAMQSASLAAKALVKQLDGESINWQTEYAEPLMKGVDTFRTYVEAWYDCRFQEAIFYQQPDVTIKQMICSILAGYAWDQKNPFVSESKRRLNMVVELCRS; from the coding sequence ATGCTAAGCACTCACGTACATCAAAACACGAAAAGTGTTGAAGAAGTCGATGTCGCCATTATCGGTGCAGGGCCATCAGGTAGCATTGCTGCAAGCTTGCTGCATGCCCAAGGAAAGCGTGTACTTGTGCTTGAGAAGCAACATTTCCCCCGCTTTTCCATTGGCGAGAGCTTACTGCCCTGCTGTATGCAGGTAATCGCAGAAGCCAATATGCTCGATGCAGTCAATCAAGCGGGCTTTCAATATAAGAATGGCGCCGCATTTAGGTGCGGAGACCAATACACCACCTTTGATTTTGAAGACAAGTTTAGCCAAGGTCCAGGCACAACCTTTCAAGTTGAACGGGCAAAATTCGATAAACTATTGGCAGATGAAGCGACCAAGCAAGGCGTTGAGATCCGCTATGGCCAATCAGTAGAGTCGGTAGATTTAACGAACGCGCCACAGCTGACGGTTAATCGTGAAGCTGGCGAAAGCTACCGGGTTAACGCCAAGTTTATCCTTGATGCCAGTGGCTTTGGTCGAGTATTACCGCGATTACTTGAACTAGGAAAACCATCAAGCTTACCAACACGCACGGCTGTGTTTAACCATATTCAAGACAATATTACTTGTAGCGATTTTGACCGTAACAAGATCCTTATTAGCGTTCACCCACAAAACCAAGATATTTGGTACTGGCTTATTCCGTTTAGCGATGGTCGTTGCTCAATTGGCGTGGTGGCAGAGCCCCACCTGCTTGGCGATCTAACTGCTAATCTAGATGATGTATTGCTTGAGATGGTCTCTCAAGAGCCAGGACTTAAGCGATTATTAGCCAATGCAGAGTTGATTAACGAATGCGGAATATTAAAAGGCTATTCTGCTAATGTGACCACCTTGGCTAACCAAAAATTTGCACTGCTTGGGAACGCTGGCGAGTTCCTCGACCCGGTGTTTTCATCTGGGGTGACCATTGCGATGCAGTCCGCGTCTTTAGCGGCAAAAGCGCTGGTTAAGCAACTTGATGGTGAAAGTATTAATTGGCAAACTGAATATGCCGAGCCGTTAATGAAAGGCGTCGATACCTTTAGAACTTATGTTGAAGCATGGTATGACTGTCGCTTTCAAGAGGCTATCTTCTATCAACAACCTGATGTCACCATTAAGCAGATGATCTGCTCCATCTTAGCTGGCTACGCTTGGGATCAGAAAAATCCTTTTGTTAGCGAGTCTAAAAGACGCCTTAATATGGTTGTAGAATTATGCCGCAGCTAG
- a CDS encoding MMPL family transporter, translating into MSVKQQVVILGFLSRISPTKKLVIWLMLVVSTLIIGCVQWQSGAKIQTDILAMLPKVSESPLTQRAIASVEQQLANRLYIGVIAADKSQAVNAASLLIQQLKTNTAAVFTDVASADISQAEALNAFYFPYRFNLLTDRQQQQLSQQQWPQLTQASLQKLYSAFGYANSGLISQDPLLLYPDNLLALAPKQALSVQNGVLLSTLPQNNSNTSPKYIAIVMAKGLQSAFSPNAQQQQLAALNQAMSAVTDDNAAVSFIKAGALFHAAAATDNAKQEVSSIGVISLIGVIALVWLAFRSVMPLTIAVMTLSSSLLFAIVLTLLVFGELHLLTLVFGTSLVGIAIDYCFHFYCERLNNPSLDANQASLTILPAISLALITSIVAYGSLGIAPFPGMQQVAIFCAAGLIGAYLTLVFAYPKLASAKLKDSQHLLDIADHYQGFMLMHVMPLSRLSRGVCLLVGMTFTAIGLSQLRSDDDIRQLQHTPAAIQQQEDSLRTVLSGGTDNQFLLVHANSEEALKLQLEQLEPLLESATKQQLIGNHFSLSRFLPSEKTQTSNYQLQQQIYLDNLTEILARLGIEESIAQPLVDAYHTANGHYIDAQTFINSAAGRQLAPLWLMPEQGSDYGAIVMLGGIKQLDKLATLFSNNPNVQLIDKVGEISKLMSHYRQLTLALLVIALAAALAIFTLRFGIKLATIVVCVPAFSALLTLSALGLLQAPLTLFHALALILVFGIGIDYSLFFAEAKQKTRGVMMAVLMSATSTLLAFGLLAFSQTPAISAFGLTLLIGISFTFLLSPFIQIFTRKTAEC; encoded by the coding sequence ATGAGCGTCAAACAGCAGGTTGTCATACTTGGCTTTCTATCCCGTATAAGCCCAACCAAAAAGCTAGTGATCTGGTTGATGCTAGTCGTTAGCACACTCATTATCGGCTGTGTACAATGGCAATCTGGCGCAAAGATTCAAACCGACATTTTAGCAATGCTGCCCAAAGTGAGCGAAAGCCCGCTCACACAGCGAGCAATAGCATCCGTTGAACAGCAACTCGCCAACAGGCTTTATATTGGGGTTATTGCAGCAGATAAAAGCCAGGCGGTTAATGCCGCTTCACTATTAATACAGCAGTTGAAAACAAACACTGCAGCGGTATTCACTGATGTTGCAAGCGCAGATATTTCGCAAGCTGAAGCTTTAAATGCTTTTTATTTTCCCTATCGCTTTAACCTGCTCACCGATAGACAACAGCAACAACTTAGTCAACAGCAATGGCCGCAACTCACCCAAGCCAGCCTACAAAAACTCTATAGTGCATTTGGCTATGCCAATAGTGGCCTCATTAGCCAAGACCCGTTACTGCTCTACCCTGATAATTTACTGGCACTTGCTCCCAAGCAAGCACTATCGGTACAAAATGGCGTATTGCTAAGCACGTTGCCCCAAAACAACAGCAATACGTCCCCCAAGTACATCGCGATTGTGATGGCTAAGGGGCTACAAAGCGCCTTTAGTCCCAATGCTCAGCAGCAACAGTTAGCAGCACTAAATCAAGCAATGAGCGCTGTCACCGATGATAATGCAGCGGTAAGTTTCATCAAGGCTGGCGCGCTGTTTCATGCAGCTGCAGCCACAGACAATGCCAAACAAGAAGTCTCAAGTATTGGGGTTATCTCGCTTATCGGTGTAATCGCCTTGGTGTGGTTGGCTTTTCGCTCGGTAATGCCACTGACCATAGCCGTCATGACCTTGAGTAGCAGCCTACTTTTTGCCATTGTGCTGACGTTATTGGTATTTGGCGAACTGCATCTACTGACCTTGGTATTTGGCACTAGCCTCGTTGGTATCGCCATTGATTACTGCTTTCACTTTTACTGCGAACGACTCAATAATCCAAGCCTTGATGCTAACCAAGCCTCATTGACTATTTTACCCGCTATATCACTGGCACTAATCACCAGTATTGTTGCCTATGGGTCTTTAGGGATAGCGCCTTTTCCCGGTATGCAGCAAGTGGCTATATTTTGCGCCGCAGGGCTCATTGGCGCTTACTTAACCTTGGTGTTTGCTTACCCTAAGCTGGCCAGCGCAAAACTCAAAGATAGCCAGCACCTTCTCGATATTGCTGATCACTACCAAGGCTTTATGCTTATGCATGTTATGCCATTATCTCGGTTATCGAGGGGTGTATGCTTGTTGGTCGGCATGACTTTTACAGCGATTGGATTAAGTCAGCTTCGCAGTGACGATGATATTCGCCAGTTGCAACACACTCCCGCAGCCATTCAACAACAAGAAGACAGCCTCCGCACCGTGCTAAGTGGCGGTACTGACAATCAGTTCTTACTAGTTCACGCTAACAGTGAAGAGGCACTTAAATTGCAGCTTGAGCAACTCGAACCACTGCTTGAGTCGGCAACGAAACAGCAGTTGATAGGTAACCATTTCAGTTTAAGTCGCTTTCTTCCGAGTGAGAAAACCCAAACGAGTAACTATCAACTACAGCAACAGATCTATCTAGATAACTTGACAGAGATCTTAGCCAGATTAGGTATTGAAGAGAGCATAGCTCAACCACTTGTGGATGCGTATCATACCGCAAATGGCCACTATATCGACGCACAAACATTTATAAACTCAGCAGCAGGCCGGCAGTTAGCTCCTTTGTGGCTTATGCCAGAGCAAGGCTCAGACTATGGCGCGATTGTTATGCTCGGGGGTATTAAGCAACTTGATAAACTCGCAACGCTGTTTAGCAATAACCCCAATGTACAGTTAATTGATAAAGTCGGTGAGATCTCAAAATTGATGAGCCACTACCGACAACTCACCTTAGCATTACTGGTTATCGCGCTGGCTGCAGCGCTGGCTATTTTCACATTAAGATTCGGCATTAAGTTAGCCACTATTGTCGTTTGTGTACCTGCATTTTCAGCTTTACTAACCTTATCTGCTTTAGGATTACTGCAGGCGCCATTGACGCTATTTCATGCCTTAGCGCTGATCTTAGTGTTTGGTATCGGTATCGACTACAGCCTATTTTTTGCAGAAGCTAAACAAAAGACTCGCGGGGTGATGATGGCAGTACTCATGTCTGCGACCTCAACATTGCTAGCCTTTGGTTTACTCGCCTTTAGCCAAACACCTGCGATTAGTGCGTTTGGTTTAACACTACTAATCGGTATTAGTTTTACCTTTTTACTCTCTCCCTTTATTCAGATTTTCACAAGGAAAACAGCGGAATGCTAA
- a CDS encoding LolA family protein, whose protein sequence is MSVLQLKRVYQQLILLTTLLLISSASFGAVSQTDFTALFSQQASSAELEQLALQLSPSPQAKGLFTQYRYLKVLKKPLVSNGNFVFAKQLGIVWQQQSPFSSTLILQAGRLTQIDSQGQIQVTQAQQSASASQLSHLMPTLLNALLSGNLQTLQQHFKLSIDNANSNNPQWQLGLIPIDPMVQKAMPRLVLSGETQIQTLILFSDNQDRSRIEFSELVEQPLTEQDKARFSPAIADNLRETQ, encoded by the coding sequence ATGAGTGTGCTGCAGCTGAAAAGAGTGTATCAGCAACTCATATTGCTAACCACTTTACTACTGATAAGTAGCGCAAGCTTTGGCGCCGTTAGCCAAACAGATTTTACCGCTTTGTTTAGCCAGCAGGCATCAAGTGCAGAGCTTGAGCAACTGGCACTGCAATTATCACCTAGTCCGCAAGCTAAAGGACTATTTACTCAATACCGCTACTTAAAAGTGCTTAAGAAGCCATTGGTGAGTAACGGTAATTTTGTATTTGCTAAGCAACTTGGTATCGTTTGGCAGCAACAATCCCCTTTTAGCAGCACCTTGATTTTACAAGCAGGGAGGCTGACGCAAATCGACAGTCAAGGGCAAATTCAGGTAACACAAGCCCAGCAATCTGCTAGCGCAAGTCAGTTATCACACCTTATGCCTACCCTACTCAATGCACTGCTTAGCGGCAATTTGCAAACGCTACAACAGCATTTCAAACTCAGCATCGACAACGCCAACAGCAATAATCCGCAATGGCAGCTAGGACTCATTCCGATAGATCCTATGGTGCAAAAGGCCATGCCTCGGCTCGTATTGAGCGGCGAGACACAAATTCAAACCTTGATCCTATTTAGCGATAATCAAGATCGCAGTCGTATTGAGTTTTCCGAGCTTGTGGAGCAACCATTAACTGAGCAAGACAAGGCGCGCTTCTCGCCCGCTATCGCAGATAACCTCAGAGAGACTCAATGA
- a CDS encoding acyl-CoA thioesterase, whose amino-acid sequence MKGIISTEIEVIIPFHDVDSMGITWHGNYLRYFEVARCQLLDKLDYGYRAMQDSGYSWPIVDLQIKYVQSSTFDQKVIIKAAIVEWENRLKINYQVLDATTQKRITKGYTIQAAVDMQTEELCFVTPDIFQHKIAALMADFELSSPATGLVKGVSR is encoded by the coding sequence ATGAAAGGCATAATAAGCACCGAGATCGAAGTTATTATCCCATTCCATGATGTCGATTCTATGGGCATCACTTGGCATGGCAACTACTTACGCTATTTTGAGGTTGCCCGCTGTCAGTTACTCGACAAGCTCGATTATGGCTACCGTGCCATGCAGGATTCTGGCTATAGCTGGCCCATTGTTGACCTGCAGATAAAATATGTGCAATCGAGTACTTTCGATCAAAAAGTGATTATCAAAGCAGCCATTGTAGAGTGGGAGAACCGCCTTAAAATCAACTATCAAGTGCTGGATGCCACAACTCAAAAACGCATTACCAAGGGTTATACCATTCAAGCTGCGGTTGATATGCAAACTGAAGAGCTGTGCTTTGTGACCCCTGATATATTTCAGCATAAGATTGCAGCGCTAATGGCTGACTTCGAGCTATCAAGCCCAGCAACGGGGTTAGTTAAGGGCGTAAGCCGATGA
- a CDS encoding HAL/PAL/TAL family ammonia-lyase: protein MTQASSINTNKQSIEFGYRNLSLEDVVAIAKGATAKLNQTDEYRAYIQKGAWFIDSLLEEEGVVYGVTTGYGDSCTVTVGLDLVHELPLHLTRFHGCGMGDILSISQARAVMACRLSSLAVGKSGVSYELLERIETLLNLNITPVIPEEGSVGASGDLTPLSYLAAVLVGERDVMYQGERRPTSEVYQQLGITPLTLRPKEGLALMNGTAVMTALACLAYDRAQYMARLSSRITAMASLVLKGNSNHFDDILFAAKPHPGQNQIATWIREDLNHHTHPRNSDRLQDRYSIRCAPHVIGVLQDALPFMRQFIETELNSANDNPIVDGEGEHILHGGHFYGGHIAFAMDSMKNAVANIADLIDRQMALVMDQKFNNGLPANLSGAMGKRKAINHGFKAVQIGVSAWTAEALKNTMPASVFSRSTECHNQDKVSMGTISARDCIRVLQLTEQVAAAALLAMSQGIRLRIAQQELVPSSITPSLGKTLAQVEEDFELLTEDRPLEQTLRSTVDKIQSGYWEVC, encoded by the coding sequence ATGACACAGGCAAGCTCCATAAACACCAATAAGCAATCGATAGAATTCGGTTACCGCAACTTGTCTCTAGAAGACGTTGTAGCAATTGCCAAAGGCGCTACTGCAAAGCTAAACCAGACTGATGAGTATCGAGCCTATATTCAAAAAGGTGCCTGGTTTATTGACAGTTTGCTAGAAGAGGAAGGCGTGGTCTATGGTGTAACCACTGGTTATGGAGACTCTTGTACTGTCACAGTTGGACTTGATCTGGTGCATGAATTACCGCTGCATTTAACCCGCTTTCATGGCTGCGGCATGGGCGATATTCTCTCTATCTCACAAGCAAGAGCCGTAATGGCCTGTCGCTTGAGCTCACTGGCGGTAGGCAAATCCGGTGTCAGCTACGAGTTACTCGAGCGCATAGAAACACTGCTTAACCTTAATATAACCCCGGTTATCCCAGAGGAAGGCTCTGTGGGCGCCAGTGGTGACTTAACCCCACTGTCTTACCTCGCGGCAGTGCTGGTTGGTGAGCGTGATGTGATGTATCAAGGTGAGCGCCGCCCAACAAGCGAAGTTTATCAGCAACTAGGAATTACACCGCTAACACTGCGCCCTAAAGAGGGATTAGCGCTAATGAATGGCACTGCAGTAATGACAGCATTAGCCTGCTTAGCCTACGACCGCGCCCAGTATATGGCGCGCCTTTCAAGCCGTATCACAGCGATGGCATCATTAGTGTTAAAAGGTAATTCAAACCACTTTGATGACATCCTGTTTGCCGCTAAACCGCATCCAGGCCAAAATCAGATCGCAACTTGGATCCGTGAAGATCTCAATCATCACACTCATCCTCGTAATTCAGACCGATTACAAGACAGATACTCTATCCGCTGCGCACCGCACGTCATTGGAGTACTGCAAGATGCACTACCGTTTATGCGTCAGTTTATTGAAACTGAACTAAACAGCGCCAACGATAATCCCATTGTTGATGGTGAGGGCGAACATATTTTGCATGGTGGACATTTCTATGGCGGCCATATCGCCTTTGCCATGGATTCAATGAAGAACGCAGTGGCGAACATCGCAGATCTTATCGATCGGCAGATGGCATTAGTGATGGATCAAAAGTTTAATAATGGTCTACCGGCAAATTTATCGGGCGCCATGGGTAAACGTAAAGCGATTAACCACGGCTTTAAAGCAGTGCAAATTGGCGTGTCTGCTTGGACCGCTGAAGCGCTAAAAAACACCATGCCAGCCAGCGTATTTTCGCGTTCAACTGAGTGCCACAACCAAGACAAGGTTAGTATGGGTACCATTTCTGCCCGTGACTGCATCCGAGTTTTGCAACTCACCGAGCAAGTGGCTGCTGCAGCGCTGTTAGCAATGTCACAAGGCATTCGTTTGCGAATAGCTCAGCAAGAACTCGTACCAAGCTCTATCACCCCCTCATTAGGCAAGACGCTAGCTCAGGTTGAAGAAGATTTTGAACTGCTTACCGAAGACCGCCCCCTTGAGCAAACACTTCGCTCAACTGTTGATAAAATCCAATCGGGCTATTGGGAAGTATGCTAA